The DNA segment TTGAGTGAGGAATACGGATCTTGGAAGATCATCTGTATTTTCCGGCGAAGTTTCTTTTCATCCCAGGAATTAATTGTTTTATCTTCGAAACGAATTTCGCCAGCAGTTAATTTCTCCAGGCCCATAATGCATTTGGCTAATGTAGATTTCCCACAGCCGGATTCTCCTACCAGCCCAAGAGTTTTTCCTTTCTCAACTGATAAATTGATATTATCCACTGCCCTGAGTTCTCCAGATTGAAGTCCTAACAAGCCACTGGTTATCTTAAAGGATTTATGAGTATTAGTAAGCTCAAGTAAAGCCATTGAAGGAATCTCCTAATCGTAAAGCCAGCAACGAACGAGATGACCTTGTTCCAATTCTGCAAGAGGAGGAATTTGCTGGGAGCATTTTGTGTAAGCTTTCGGACACCTGGGGTGGAAGCGGCACCCCTTGGGAAGATTGAAAATACTTGGTACAATGCCTCTAATAGGATGTAGTCTTGATGTGTCTCCCATAACAGGAGTCGAGGAAAGAAGTCCTTGAGTATATGGATGAAGAGGATTTTTGAAGATACTCCTAACCGAAGAGAGTTCAACTATTTTACCGGAATACATCACTGCTACTCGCTGTGCCATCCGTGCGACAACACCAAGATCGTGGGTTATGAGTAGAAGAGAGCCATTCATGCGGGCTTTAAGATTGTTCATGAGATCAAGAATCTGCGCTTGGATCGTTACATCAAGTGCTGTGGTTGGCTCATCAGCAACAAGTATTTCTGGGTTGCACGCCAATGCCATTGCAATCATGACCCTTTGTCTCATTCCACCTGAGAGTTCATGAGGATACGTCTTGGCAACTTGAGAGGCGTTGGGAATACCGACCAAGGCGAGTGATTCGATTGATTTTTCCAATGCTTCATACTTGTCGAACCCTTGGTGGAGTCTCAACGGTTCTGCAATTTGGTTATCAATACGAAAAACAGGA comes from the Pseudodesulfovibrio piezophilus C1TLV30 genome and includes:
- a CDS encoding ABC transporter ATP-binding protein encodes the protein MSNTLLDIQELTTCFSSPQGIAKAVDTVSLSLMQGETLAVVGESGCGKTVLALSILGLIPDPPGRITEGTILYKEEDLLEKSEKELRKIRGNAISMVFQEPMTALNPVFRIDNQIAEPLRLHQGFDKYEALEKSIESLALVGIPNASQVAKTYPHELSGGMRQRVMIAMALACNPEILVADEPTTALDVTIQAQILDLMNNLKARMNGSLLLITHDLGVVARMAQRVAVMYSGKIVELSSVRSIFKNPLHPYTQGLLSSTPVMGDTSRLHPIRGIVPSIFNLPKGCRFHPRCPKAYTKCSQQIPPLAELEQGHLVRCWLYD